In Hermetia illucens chromosome 5, iHerIll2.2.curated.20191125, whole genome shotgun sequence, a single window of DNA contains:
- the LOC119656690 gene encoding uncharacterized protein LOC119656690 — protein MWRLSGIINVFLWFLYFVLGHLTPSECRPRVRITKTRFDFDARISNGTTWLTDDRTVNVVFDLKEELKTMRSRFKVDLIHKQRTFNAFNITRDYCAQISIMSKIWTVFRQAFLQTTNFPSSCPIPKNTYYVRNLSFPEQYLPNYMPALNFIVETTFLHRMYFNQEEVLLKYVAHGRLIP, from the exons ATGTGGCGTCTCTCTGGCATTATCAAtgtttttctttggtttttataTTTTGTTCTTGGCCACCTTACACCTTCGGAG TGTCGTCCGCGAGTGCGCATCACAAAAACCAGATTTGATTTTGATGCAAGAATAAGCAACGGGACAACCTGGCTCACTGATGATCGAACTGTCAATGTCGTATTCGATTTGAAAGAGGAACTGAAAACAATGAGGTCAAGGTTTAAAGTGGACTTGATTCATAAGCAACGCACGTTTAACGCTTTTAATATAACCCGAGACTACTGTGCCCAAATATCAATCATGAGTAAAATTTGGACCGTCTTCCGACAAGCCTTCCTTCAAACTACGAACTTTCCCTCATCATGCCCTATTCCCAAAAACACATACTATGTTCGTAATTTGTCTTTCCCGGAGCAGTATCTACCTAACTACATGCCAGCGCTAAACTTTATTGTGGAAACCACGTTTCTACATCGAATGTATTTCAACCAGGAGGAAGTGCTATTAAAGTACGTTGCGCATGGAAGGTTGATTCCGTAA